The following proteins are co-located in the Pararge aegeria chromosome 3, ilParAegt1.1, whole genome shotgun sequence genome:
- the LOC120636929 gene encoding lipase 1-like, which translates to MRWTLTALCALLVAAADAADAAVGPRHSDDIERDARLEVPALVRQYGYPLEEHRVLTADGYVLTAHRIPHARGLAPAPRGARTPVLLMHGLLCSSADFLVLGPDAALGYLLADAGYDVWLANARGNHYSRRHLWLDPDDRERLDFWKFSWDEIGNRDLPALADHIGAVTGRRMHYVGYSQGSTAFLVLMALRPEYNERFLSFQALAPAAFAEYSEDPVRDRLVHLESVIDVSTAPAGARAAPSTVAALSYTRRPQTLAFRHGVGEVLGRHDAFTALGLRFCADGARLQPLCARLLGGGEAVNRTLLPVFLGHTPAGAGVRQILHYAQVQRFGRFARYNHDALGNLARYGSLRPPEYDVTRVAVPTYLHYGLSDKNSLAENVRLLARRMGPRAALLRVPRASFNHFDFIWAGDARAQLYEPLVATLRRHDPPRR; encoded by the exons ATGCGGTGGACGCTCACGGCTCTGTGTGCGCTGTTGGTGGCGGCGGCGGACGCGGCGGACGCGGCGGTGGGCCCGCGGCACTCCGACGACATCGAGCGGGACGCGCGCCTCGAAGTG CCCGCGTTGGTGCGGCAGTACGGCTACCCGCTGGAGGAGCACCGCGTGCTCACGGCCGACGGCTACGTGCTCACGGCGCACCGCATCCCGCACGCGCGCGGCCTCGCGCCCGCGCCGCGCGGCGCGCGCACGCCCGTGCTTCTCATGCACGGCCTGCTGTGCTCGTCCGCCGACTTCCTGGTGCTAGGTCCCGACGCCGCGCTGGGCTACCTGCTGGCTGACGCGGGCTACGATGTTTGGCTGGCCAACGCGCGCGGCAACCACTACTCGCGCCGCCACCTGTGGCTCGACCCCGACGACCGCGAGCGGCTGGACTTCTGGAAGTTCAGCTGGGACGAGATCGGCAACCGCGACCTGCCCGCGCTGGCGGACCACATCGGCGCGGTCACGGGACGGCGCATGCACTACGTGGGCTACTCGCAGGGCAGCACGGCCTTCCTCGTGCTCATGGCGCTGCGGCCCGAGTACAACGAGCGGTTCCTCTCCTTCCAGGCGCTGGCGCCCGCCGCCTTCGCCGAGTACAGCGAGGACCCCGTGCGCGACCGCCTGGTGCATCTGGAGAGCGTGATAGACGTGAGTACGGCGCCCGCCGGTGCTCGCGCCGCGCCTTCAACAGTTGCAGCATTATCATATACCCGTCGTCCGCAGACGCTGGCGTTCCGGCACGGCGTGGGCGAGGTGCTGGGCCGCCACGACGCGTTCACGGCGCTGGGCCTGCGCTTCTGCGCCGACGGCGCGCGCCTGCAGCCGCTGTGCGCGCGCCTGCTGGGCGGCGGCGAGGCCGTCAACCGCACGCTGCTGCCCGTGTTCCTGGGCCACACGCCGGCCGGCGCGGGCGTGCGCCAGATCCTGCACTACGCGCAGGTGCAGCGCTTCGGCCGCTTCGCGCGCTACAACCACGACGCGCTCGGCAACCTGGCGCGCTACGGCAGTCTGCGCCCGCCCGAGTACGACGTGACGCGCGTGGCCGTGCCCACGTACCTGCACTACGGCCTGAGCGACAAGAACTCGCTGGCGGAGAACGTGCGCCTGCTGGCGCGCCGCATGGGCCCGCGCGCCGCGTTGCTGCGCGTGCCGCGCGCCTCCTTCAACCACTTCGACTTCATCTGGGCCGGCGACGCGCGCGCGCAGCTGTACGAGCCGCTCGTGGCCACGCTGCGCCGCCACGACCCACCCCGCCGCTAG